In one window of bacterium DNA:
- a CDS encoding asparaginase: MKKILLIHTGGTMGMTAGDHPSLATKQFEDEVFRHVPGVKDIAHIDFKNPFNIDSSNIGIRHWIEIGTLIEENMEMYDGFVIIHGTDTMSYTACALSFMLTNLPKPVILTGSQRPLSAIRTDAKNNLINAIELATYDIPEVGIFFDYKLFRGNRAIKISIDDFDAFSSPNYPLLAEVGLNIEIKNSHRTPTGIFRFHKNFSNDVFSTRLFPGFNPEAILPLVDSPTRVFIFEAFGSGNVPVLENSLVPIIRKISGSGKLAAITSQCVNGSVDLSLYDCGQQALEAGAITCVDMTTEAAIIKAMYLLGQFDGNVGKVKTNFNISIAGEITERTDP, translated from the coding sequence ATGAAAAAAATCCTGCTTATCCATACCGGCGGAACGATGGGAATGACAGCCGGTGACCATCCGTCGCTGGCAACCAAACAATTCGAAGATGAAGTATTTCGTCACGTTCCCGGTGTAAAGGATATTGCACACATTGATTTTAAAAACCCGTTCAATATCGATAGTTCCAATATCGGCATCCGTCATTGGATTGAAATCGGCACGCTGATCGAAGAAAACATGGAAATGTACGACGGATTTGTGATCATTCACGGTACGGACACAATGAGTTATACCGCGTGTGCTTTGTCGTTTATGCTGACCAATCTGCCGAAACCCGTCATCCTGACCGGATCACAGCGCCCGCTGTCGGCCATACGCACCGATGCCAAAAATAATCTGATCAATGCGATCGAATTAGCTACGTATGATATTCCCGAGGTCGGAATTTTTTTTGATTATAAATTATTCCGCGGCAACCGTGCGATTAAAATCAGTATTGACGATTTCGACGCTTTTTCTTCACCCAATTATCCCCTGCTTGCTGAAGTCGGCCTGAATATTGAGATCAAAAATTCGCACCGAACACCAACCGGAATTTTCAGATTCCACAAAAATTTTAGTAATGATGTCTTCAGTACGCGTTTATTTCCCGGATTCAATCCCGAAGCCATCCTCCCATTGGTTGATTCTCCGACCCGTGTATTCATATTCGAAGCATTCGGCTCCGGTAATGTGCCGGTCTTAGAAAATTCCCTGGTACCGATCATTCGAAAAATATCAGGCTCCGGTAAACTGGCTGCCATTACCAGTCAATGTGTTAACGGTTCAGTCGATCTCAGTTTATACGATTGCGGCCAACAAGCTCTGGAGGCCGGCGCGATTACGTGCGTTGATATGACGACCGAAGCGGCGATCATTAAAGCGATGTACTTGCTTGGAC